The stretch of DNA TGACGACAGCCGGCAAAGGAAGCTGAATCGTTTCGAGTCCGCCATCGACCTCGCGTGCCACCTGGGCGCCCTTGCCGTCGGAGATCACAACCCCCGGAATCCCTTTCTTCTCGTTCTCCGAGTCGAGGCCCTCGGCCTTCGAGGCGAAGGTGGCCTGTGGCCAGCCCAGCAGCGCCGCAAGCATCTGGCCCGTCTGGTTGGCGTCGTCATCGATGGCCTGCTTCCCCATCAGCACCAGATCGGCCTTTTCGTCGCGGGCGATCTTCTCGAAGATCCGAGCCACGGCCAGGGAATCCAGTTCCTGCTCTGCCAAGACCAAGATGGCGCGGTCGGCTCCCATGGCGAGGCCGGTACGCAGTTGCTCCGACGACGCCTTGCCGCCGACGCTGACCAACACCACCTCCGCTTCACCGCCCTTGCCCTTCAGCCGCAGAGCTTCTTCGATGCCGATCTCGTCGAACGGATTGACCACGTACTTGAGGTTCTCAGTAACAATACCGCTCCCGTCCGGTTTCACCTTAATGGCGGCGTTCGGATCGGGTACACGCTTCACCGTTACAAGAATTTTCACGAAAGGCCTCCTCGGGGGGTATTAAAAAAGACGCCGTTCGCTACCACAGTGGGTAGCGAGTTTCAAGCTGAGGCATCTACGTCTCAAGGTTCATTGCTCGCCGTCGAAGCCCAGCCGGGTTGACAGCTCGCGACCGGCCTTCAACATCAGGGGCACAATCTCCTTGTCGAGGCGTTCCTGGGACAGGCGGTACGCCGGTCCCGAGACTGCCAGGCTGCCGACGACCACCCGCGTGTAATCGCGGATGGGTACGGCAACAGAACGAACGTCCTCGATGTGCTCTCCCAGGTCGACGGCGTAGCCGTTCTCGGCAATCTTCTTGAGCTGCTGCGTCAGCGCCTGCCGCTCGACCACTGTCTTTTCGGTGAACTTCGGCAAGGCCTCTGGCAGTGAGTTGCGCATCTCGTCATCGGCGAAAGCCAGATGCATCTTGCCTACGGCCGTGCAATGCAGTGGAAGGGGATCACCAATACGCGACACCATACGCACCGCCTGCTCGGCTTCGACAGCATCGAGGGTAACAGCGCTGCCGTCCCGCATGACGGTGATAAACGCCGTCTCACGTGCCGCCTTCGCGACCTGGCTCATCACCGGCCGCGCCTGGCGCAGCAACCCCGTTTGCACCACAAACCGCTGCCCTAGGCGGAGACAGCGTAAGCCGAGCCGGTAGTTCTCGGTGGCCTTGTTCTGCTCGATATATCCGCGAGCCTCCAGGGTGGCCAGTAGGCGAAAGACATTGTTCTTGTGAAGCTTGAGTCGTTTGCTCAGCTCCGTCACTCCCAATTCGTCCGGCTCACCCGTGAACTGCTCGAGGACGTCCAGCGCGTGCGACACGGACTGGATGATGTAATTTGTTTTCTCACGCCGAACCATCAGACCTCCGATTTCCGAAAGGTGTTTTACTAGTGAGTTCTCCGACCGATGTCAACTTGCGGCAGCAGGCAGGGCGAGGTGGAGCGCGGCAGCGCGCAGCCGGCAGTGTCCCATCCCGGTCTGGCGGGCGGATCTCTCCTTGCAAATGCGTTCCGGCCTTTTGTACGATACCCCGCAGGCTCAGAACTCTGGCC from Candidatus Binatia bacterium encodes:
- a CDS encoding IclR family transcriptional regulator → MVRREKTNYIIQSVSHALDVLEQFTGEPDELGVTELSKRLKLHKNNVFRLLATLEARGYIEQNKATENYRLGLRCLRLGQRFVVQTGLLRQARPVMSQVAKAARETAFITVMRDGSAVTLDAVEAEQAVRMVSRIGDPLPLHCTAVGKMHLAFADDEMRNSLPEALPKFTEKTVVERQALTQQLKKIAENGYAVDLGEHIEDVRSVAVPIRDYTRVVVGSLAVSGPAYRLSQERLDKEIVPLMLKAGRELSTRLGFDGEQ
- a CDS encoding electron transfer flavoprotein subunit beta/FixA family protein, whose amino-acid sequence is MKILVTVKRVPDPNAAIKVKPDGSGIVTENLKYVVNPFDEIGIEEALRLKGKGGEAEVVLVSVGGKASSEQLRTGLAMGADRAILVLAEQELDSLAVARIFEKIARDEKADLVLMGKQAIDDDANQTGQMLAALLGWPQATFASKAEGLDSENEKKGIPGVVISDGKGAQVAREVDGGLETIQLPLPAVVTVDLRLNTPRYASLPGIMKARKKEMKEIPVDSMGVDVTPKAKVLKLAPPPARQAGRKVGSVQELVQVLHTEAKVI